The Candidatus Amarolinea dominans genome contains a region encoding:
- a CDS encoding AAA family ATPase, producing the protein MTTPFLRQLTLRNLLSFGPKTEPLQLGSLNVLIGPNGSGKSNFIEVLSLLRASARDLRSGLKGGVSDWIWKGDPKGVASLEAILANPHGQERQGLRHRLAFRAEQQTFQLEDERIENEAPYAHQSEVYFYYRYQYGQPVLNIKNGQRRLTRENVELNQSILPQRRDPETYPEISYLASMYERIRLYREWSFGRSTIFRAPQQTDLRSDRLEEDFSNLGMFLNRLRLNPKAKSSLLNALRDLYDGLTDFELSIAGGTVQVFFIEDAFTIPATRLSDGTLRYLCLLAILCDPEPPPLIAIEEPELGLHPDILPKIADLLIAASARTQLVITTYSDMLVNALTEHPETIVVCEKQAGQTVMQRLDADQLAHWLQDYRLGELWMRGELGGTRW; encoded by the coding sequence ATGACCACACCGTTTCTCCGTCAACTTACGTTGCGCAACCTGCTTTCATTTGGACCAAAAACTGAGCCGCTTCAGCTCGGCTCGCTCAATGTGTTGATCGGGCCAAACGGCTCAGGCAAGTCCAACTTCATCGAGGTCCTTTCGCTGCTGCGTGCCAGTGCGCGCGATCTGCGCAGCGGCCTGAAAGGAGGTGTCAGCGATTGGATATGGAAAGGCGACCCCAAAGGCGTGGCGAGCCTTGAGGCGATTCTTGCCAACCCACACGGACAAGAGCGCCAGGGCTTGCGCCATCGCCTTGCTTTCCGCGCTGAGCAGCAAACGTTTCAACTCGAAGACGAACGCATCGAGAACGAAGCCCCCTATGCTCACCAGTCCGAGGTCTACTTCTACTATCGCTACCAATACGGGCAGCCCGTGCTCAACATCAAGAACGGCCAGCGCCGCCTGACGCGTGAGAATGTCGAACTGAATCAATCCATCCTGCCGCAGCGGCGTGACCCCGAAACCTATCCAGAAATCTCGTATCTTGCCAGCATGTACGAGCGCATTCGCCTGTATCGGGAGTGGTCGTTTGGACGCAGTACGATCTTCCGCGCACCGCAGCAGACCGACTTGCGCAGCGACCGGCTGGAGGAGGACTTCTCCAACCTCGGCATGTTTCTCAACCGGCTGCGGCTCAACCCCAAGGCCAAGAGCAGCCTGCTCAACGCGCTGCGCGACCTGTACGATGGCTTGACCGATTTCGAGTTGAGCATCGCCGGCGGCACGGTGCAGGTCTTCTTCATCGAGGACGCCTTCACGATTCCGGCCACGCGACTTTCCGACGGTACACTGCGCTATCTCTGCCTGCTCGCCATCCTGTGCGATCCTGAACCGCCGCCCTTGATTGCCATCGAGGAGCCTGAACTGGGCCTGCATCCCGACATTCTGCCCAAAATTGCCGACCTGCTCATCGCCGCGTCTGCGAGGACCCAGCTTGTCATCACCACCTATTCCGATATGTTGGTGAACGCGCTCACCGAACACCCTGAAACCATTGTCGTTTGCGAAAAACAAGCCGGGCAGACGGTGATGCAAAGGCTGGATGCCGATCAGCTGGCGCACTGGCTGCAAGACTATCGGTTGGGTGAACTGTGGATGCGCGGCGAGTTGGGAGGAACACGTTGGTAA
- a CDS encoding DUF4276 family protein translates to MVSAYLYVEGGGDSKDQQARCREGFRRLLEKAGFSGRMPRIVAGGGRSATYKQFKAALRDPGKIALLLVDSEEPVTQAPWAHLQARDGWERPAAAVDDQAQFMVTCMETWVMADHTALRAFFGTCLNEESLLPLADLEQRPRNEVQAALAQATRPCGRDRQYQKGKRSFQVLASLSPTTLDRYLPYFRRLMETLNIYLA, encoded by the coding sequence TTGGTAAGCGCTTATCTTTACGTGGAAGGCGGCGGAGACAGCAAAGACCAACAAGCGCGGTGCCGTGAGGGCTTCCGCAGGCTTTTGGAGAAGGCTGGTTTTAGCGGCCGAATGCCACGCATTGTGGCCGGCGGCGGGCGGAGCGCAACCTATAAACAATTCAAAGCGGCCCTGCGCGATCCTGGAAAAATCGCACTTCTATTGGTAGATAGTGAAGAGCCGGTGACGCAGGCACCTTGGGCACACTTGCAAGCGCGAGATGGCTGGGAACGCCCCGCCGCTGCTGTTGATGATCAGGCGCAGTTCATGGTCACCTGCATGGAAACGTGGGTGATGGCCGACCACACGGCGTTGCGTGCGTTTTTTGGAACCTGTTTGAATGAGGAATCGCTTCTCCCCCTGGCCGATTTGGAACAACGCCCTCGCAACGAGGTGCAAGCGGCGTTGGCGCAAGCCACTCGCCCATGTGGACGTGACCGGCAATATCAAAAAGGCAAACGCTCATTCCAGGTCTTAGCCAGTTTGAGCCCAACAACACTGGACCGGTATCTGCCCTATTTTCGGCGCCTGATGGAGACTCTCAATATCTATCTCGCATGA
- a CDS encoding restriction endonuclease, producing MTDEELFGLFDLPPTSAKTTQTTFTSSVPLPQPRVKLHTISPGEFEQLVARLYNKMGFTTQVTPMSRDGGVDVVARRLSDIGSEHLIIQCKHWPDGVIGEPTVRDLIGTWHSHREATRAILVTTGRFSSGALELAKKERIDLVDGVYLEGLLRRYAVD from the coding sequence ATGACAGACGAGGAGTTGTTCGGTTTGTTCGATCTGCCCCCCACCAGTGCAAAGACTACCCAGACAACTTTCACTTCATCCGTACCCTTGCCTCAGCCAAGAGTCAAATTGCACACGATAAGCCCAGGCGAGTTTGAGCAACTGGTGGCCAGGTTGTACAACAAGATGGGGTTTACTACTCAAGTGACGCCAATGTCACGTGATGGCGGTGTCGACGTAGTAGCGCGCCGACTAAGCGACATAGGAAGCGAACACCTGATTATTCAATGCAAACATTGGCCAGATGGCGTCATTGGTGAGCCTACCGTTCGTGATCTGATCGGCACGTGGCACTCGCATCGCGAAGCTACACGAGCGATTCTTGTTACCACTGGGCGCTTCAGCAGCGGCGCTCTCGAGCTTGCGAAAAAGGAGCGCATCGATCTGGTGGACGGAGTCTATTTGGAAGGGTTGCTTAGGCGCTATGCAGTTGACTGA
- a CDS encoding DEAD/DEAH box helicase has translation MAFEQLKQWGQTRFPLRSPQVVEIGLDDLLAGLAIPARVSEMALPSVSSPMLSPNCLESLVTTASDDFVLYKAPTCSPDMSLARAFPQTLWFGISELFKPEHYGLSGFPLWFSPPIHDLFKRLNPPDRAGKAYGLDDRITESKPASLFDPLQDFSARLPPWQDRCKHGVLRSTCDFCANEKKSYSWHQTAPSTRPKQPTIDVFDILLAYLQPPLESLLAQPLLFPPDRRPDPYQVQGIRFLLSHPSALLGDEMGLGKTVQAVISLQGLFRQGQIHHALILCPRSLLGTWERHLEEWSPELYVIKVRGDRESRRLLWESPANVFLSTYETLRQDTEQGLDLTHRFQAIILDEAQKIKNPDAGISQAVRRLQPVYRWGLSGTPLENRIDDVVSIFRFINPKVFQHTWPPYEEKMVKDRIAPYFLRRRVADVLHELPEKVSDEIWLDLNDDQRSSYESAYREGRAELSKPGASRIHVFSLITQLKQICNMDPRSGSSSKLDYLEDQLESIIENGQKALVFSQFPKKTLRKIEPRLSSFVADVFDGTLSDSAREIAMTQFETQEHPRVLLMSVKAGGLGLTLTRANHVFILIIGGTRLSHGRPKPGHIVEDRSKRCLCMIFSPPIPLRKKSTIC, from the coding sequence ATGGCGTTTGAGCAACTGAAGCAGTGGGGACAGACACGGTTTCCGCTAAGAAGTCCACAGGTTGTTGAAATAGGTCTGGATGATCTCCTCGCTGGCCTCGCAATCCCTGCACGGGTGAGCGAAATGGCGTTGCCAAGCGTTAGCTCTCCCATGCTCAGCCCAAATTGCCTTGAGTCACTCGTAACGACAGCCTCCGACGACTTCGTGCTATATAAAGCACCGACTTGCTCCCCAGACATGTCGCTCGCCAGAGCGTTTCCTCAAACACTATGGTTTGGCATTTCTGAGCTCTTCAAACCAGAGCATTATGGGTTATCCGGGTTTCCGTTATGGTTTTCCCCACCCATTCATGATCTTTTCAAGCGATTGAATCCTCCTGATCGTGCAGGAAAAGCCTATGGACTGGATGACAGAATCACGGAAAGCAAACCTGCGTCCTTGTTTGATCCGTTGCAGGATTTTTCAGCGAGGTTGCCGCCATGGCAAGATCGCTGCAAACATGGGGTGTTGCGCAGTACCTGTGATTTCTGCGCGAATGAAAAGAAATCGTATTCCTGGCATCAGACAGCACCCTCAACTAGGCCGAAACAGCCCACGATCGACGTTTTCGATATTCTTTTGGCTTATTTGCAGCCGCCCCTTGAATCGTTGTTGGCTCAACCCTTGCTCTTTCCGCCGGATCGCCGACCCGATCCTTACCAGGTTCAGGGTATCCGATTCCTATTGTCCCATCCGTCAGCGCTTCTCGGTGATGAAATGGGTCTGGGCAAGACAGTTCAGGCCGTTATCAGTCTGCAAGGGCTTTTTAGACAGGGCCAGATCCATCACGCCTTGATACTCTGCCCCCGCTCACTCCTGGGCACTTGGGAGCGACATCTGGAGGAGTGGTCGCCGGAACTCTACGTGATCAAAGTTCGCGGCGATAGAGAAAGCCGTAGGCTTCTTTGGGAGTCTCCGGCCAACGTATTTCTATCCACTTATGAGACACTGCGTCAAGATACGGAACAGGGTCTTGACCTTACCCACCGCTTTCAAGCGATCATCCTGGATGAAGCTCAGAAGATTAAGAATCCCGATGCGGGCATCTCGCAGGCAGTCCGGCGATTGCAGCCTGTCTACCGTTGGGGGCTATCGGGTACGCCTCTTGAGAATCGTATTGATGACGTAGTCTCAATCTTTAGGTTTATCAACCCGAAAGTGTTCCAACATACTTGGCCTCCATATGAAGAGAAGATGGTCAAGGATCGCATCGCACCCTACTTCCTACGTCGTCGCGTGGCCGATGTTCTTCATGAGTTGCCAGAGAAAGTTTCTGATGAGATATGGCTAGATCTAAACGATGACCAGCGCTCCTCCTACGAATCAGCCTATCGGGAAGGCCGGGCGGAGCTTTCAAAGCCAGGTGCCAGCCGCATTCATGTTTTTAGCTTGATAACTCAGCTCAAACAAATATGCAACATGGACCCCCGCTCTGGGTCATCATCTAAGCTGGATTATCTCGAAGATCAACTTGAGAGCATCATTGAGAATGGTCAGAAGGCACTGGTTTTCTCCCAGTTCCCCAAAAAAACGTTACGCAAGATCGAACCTCGCCTTTCGTCATTTGTGGCTGATGTATTTGACGGGACCCTAAGCGATTCCGCTCGAGAGATCGCAATGACTCAATTTGAAACACAAGAGCATCCACGTGTGTTGCTGATGTCTGTTAAAGCCGGTGGGCTAGGATTGACTTTGACCCGTGCAAATCATGTTTTCATTTTGATCATTGGTGGAACCCGGCTGTCGCACGGCAGGCCGAAGCCAGGGCACATCGTCGAGGACAGAAGCAAACGGTGTTTGTGTATGATATTTTCACCGCCAATACCATTGAGGAAAAAATCCACGATCTGTTAG
- a CDS encoding alpha-glucosidase/alpha-galactosidase has product MSDPHIVLIGAGSAGVGLDTLCDLFAHRDDLAGATIGLVDVDAPALAKVERLAQRLNAASGAPFTIQASTDRRALLPGAEFAIIAVEVNRLPLWRLDWEIPRRHGVRHILGENGGPGGLLHALRTVPLVLEIARDIEALCPDALVINFTNPLSRVCLALSRYTRLNVIGLCHQIGAGLANVAQTLDLDETEIDLQAVGINHFTWITALRHRRSGADLYPTFRTRLALRPPTFEPLSRRLYDAFGLFPATGDDHLGEEIGWAWETDPLAADTAAAVEPALFRSQQGLKEMTAAALDEALHDDDALAALLDHRSDERIVPVICGVLHNRLQLELAVNVVNHGAVHNLPDWMVVETPAVVSRAGVQPLAVGDLPAGCAALLQQRSAIASLTVEAAVHGDRQAALQALLLDPVVNSYTAAAALLDDLLAAQAGYLPTFAPT; this is encoded by the coding sequence ATGTCTGACCCTCACATCGTTCTAATCGGAGCCGGCAGCGCCGGCGTGGGACTCGATACCCTGTGCGATCTGTTCGCGCACCGCGATGATCTGGCCGGGGCGACCATTGGCCTGGTGGATGTGGATGCGCCGGCGCTGGCGAAGGTGGAGCGCCTGGCCCAGCGCCTGAACGCGGCCAGTGGCGCGCCCTTCACGATCCAGGCCAGCACGGACCGACGGGCGCTGTTGCCCGGTGCGGAATTTGCCATCATCGCGGTCGAGGTCAACCGCCTGCCGCTCTGGCGCCTGGACTGGGAAATCCCCCGGCGGCATGGCGTGCGCCACATCCTGGGCGAAAATGGCGGGCCAGGCGGGCTGCTGCACGCGCTGCGCACCGTGCCCCTGGTGCTGGAGATTGCGCGGGATATCGAAGCGCTCTGCCCGGACGCACTGGTCATCAATTTTACCAACCCCCTCTCCCGCGTCTGCCTGGCTCTCAGCCGCTACACGCGTCTGAACGTCATCGGCCTCTGCCACCAAATCGGCGCCGGCCTGGCCAACGTCGCGCAGACGCTCGACCTGGACGAAACCGAGATTGATCTGCAGGCCGTTGGCATCAACCACTTCACTTGGATCACCGCGCTGCGCCATCGCCGCAGCGGTGCTGATCTCTACCCGACTTTCCGCACGCGGCTGGCGCTGCGCCCGCCGACCTTCGAACCGCTCTCGCGGCGCCTGTACGACGCCTTCGGCCTTTTCCCCGCGACCGGCGACGATCACCTCGGTGAGGAAATCGGCTGGGCCTGGGAGACTGATCCCCTGGCCGCGGACACGGCGGCCGCGGTCGAACCGGCTCTTTTCCGCAGCCAACAGGGACTCAAGGAAATGACCGCCGCCGCCCTGGATGAAGCCTTGCACGATGATGACGCGCTGGCCGCGCTGCTCGACCATCGTTCGGACGAACGCATCGTGCCGGTCATCTGCGGGGTCCTGCACAACCGCCTGCAGCTCGAACTGGCCGTCAATGTGGTCAACCACGGCGCGGTGCATAACTTGCCTGACTGGATGGTGGTCGAGACGCCGGCCGTGGTCAGCCGTGCCGGGGTGCAGCCGCTGGCCGTGGGCGATCTGCCGGCCGGCTGCGCCGCCCTGCTCCAGCAGCGCAGCGCCATCGCCAGCCTGACCGTGGAGGCCGCGGTGCATGGCGACCGCCAGGCGGCCCTGCAGGCGCTGCTGCTCGATCCGGTGGTCAACAGTTACACGGCTGCCGCGGCTCTGCTGGATGACCTGCTGGCGGCGCAGGCGGGCTATCTGCCGACCTTTGCGCCCACCTGA
- a CDS encoding alcohol dehydrogenase catalytic domain-containing protein yields MQAIVFRYSLPRFALATVLGALTPRAYTGPLAPTSLLDVPEPTLPADDWAIVRTALCGICGSDTKQIYLDGAFDNPLTSLISFPHILGHEVVGVIEAVGPGVSTRRVGERVAVNPWLSCGPRGIQPPCAACQQGQVTLCEHFTEGHLAPGIHLGNCRSAGGGYAPRLAGHESQLMPIPDAVSPEQAVFADPFAVSLHAVLKARPAPGAAVLVYGCGTLGLLAITILHVLFPTAQIIAVARYAHQEQMARALGAQRVIRTRRADQIIETVAGLTGAPILRPRQGLPWLRQGVDIIYDMVGSPESLEVGVRVTNPRGRIVISGVDRPARFEWTPLYFKEVQLIGSNAFGVEEWDGVRQHAMAFYLQWAAEGRFDLAPLLTHRFRLAQYRDAFVTAQRKGSQQAVKVVFDLRAEDA; encoded by the coding sequence ATGCAAGCCATCGTCTTTCGCTACAGTCTGCCGCGCTTTGCCCTGGCGACGGTGCTGGGCGCGCTGACGCCGCGTGCCTACACCGGCCCGCTGGCGCCGACCTCCCTCTTGGACGTACCCGAACCGACGTTGCCGGCCGACGATTGGGCCATCGTGCGCACCGCGCTGTGCGGCATCTGCGGCAGCGACACCAAGCAGATCTACCTCGATGGCGCGTTCGACAACCCGCTGACCTCGCTCATCTCGTTCCCGCACATCCTGGGCCATGAGGTCGTGGGCGTCATCGAAGCGGTGGGGCCGGGCGTCAGCACACGCCGGGTGGGCGAGCGGGTGGCGGTCAATCCGTGGCTCTCTTGCGGCCCGCGCGGCATCCAACCGCCCTGCGCGGCGTGTCAACAGGGCCAGGTGACGCTGTGCGAGCATTTCACTGAAGGACACCTGGCGCCGGGGATTCACCTGGGTAACTGCCGCAGCGCGGGTGGTGGCTATGCGCCGCGCCTGGCCGGTCACGAGTCGCAGTTGATGCCCATTCCCGACGCGGTCAGCCCCGAGCAGGCGGTCTTCGCCGATCCCTTTGCGGTCAGCCTGCACGCAGTGCTCAAGGCGCGGCCCGCGCCCGGCGCCGCAGTGCTGGTTTATGGCTGCGGCACGTTGGGACTGCTGGCGATCACCATCCTGCACGTCCTTTTTCCAACCGCGCAGATCATCGCCGTTGCCCGCTATGCGCACCAGGAGCAGATGGCGCGGGCGCTGGGCGCACAGCGGGTGATCCGCACACGCCGGGCTGACCAGATCATCGAGACCGTGGCCGGCCTCACCGGCGCGCCCATTCTGCGCCCGCGCCAGGGCCTGCCGTGGCTGCGCCAGGGCGTGGACATCATCTACGACATGGTTGGTTCGCCGGAATCGTTGGAGGTGGGCGTGCGCGTGACCAACCCGCGCGGGCGCATCGTCATCAGCGGGGTGGATCGGCCGGCGCGCTTCGAATGGACGCCGCTCTACTTCAAGGAAGTGCAGTTGATCGGATCGAATGCGTTTGGGGTGGAAGAATGGGACGGGGTGCGCCAACATGCCATGGCGTTCTATCTGCAATGGGCGGCCGAGGGCCGGTTCGACCTGGCGCCCCTGCTCACGCATCGTTTTCGCCTGGCGCAGTACCGGGACGCGTTTGTCACCGCGCAGCGCAAAGGCAGCCAGCAGGCGGTCAAAGTGGTGTTCGATTTGCGTGCAGAGGATGCCTGA
- a CDS encoding HAMP domain-containing histidine kinase: MTNDDLNMTVTVALLLFQERRLAYAITNAALQVQQIGGVAALFECADKSGVGVSIYDLVPELIGSEGEMAAIMAGKLPRFELSWLNRGADADHTTYLNLINLPHHDAEQRITGVVHLMEDSTSKGELGQRVVQQRNELRLLRDQLLHQNQSLASVNAELKRLDEMKSMFVSIAAHELRSPLASITGYVEMLLDGMFGVVSDKQTEILHIVESGVQRLLSISSNLLDATRLEAGRVELVLVPAHLSRLVRAVATEMMPQMEAREQQFTLDVAPDLPPVLCDRTRATQIIGNLLGNAVKYTGHHGRITVSLTLAAESGFVQMAVSDNGVGIPESDQGRIFNRFFRGENAHLTGETGAGLGLHITRGLVELHSGHIWLQSQLGQGSTFFVTFPIADEEPT, translated from the coding sequence ATGACCAATGATGATCTGAACATGACGGTGACGGTGGCGCTCTTGTTGTTTCAAGAGCGCCGCCTGGCCTATGCCATCACAAACGCAGCACTGCAGGTGCAACAGATCGGCGGCGTTGCGGCGCTGTTCGAATGCGCCGACAAGAGCGGCGTGGGCGTATCCATTTACGACCTGGTGCCAGAATTGATCGGCAGCGAGGGGGAGATGGCCGCTATTATGGCCGGAAAACTGCCGCGGTTCGAGCTTTCATGGCTGAATCGCGGCGCGGACGCCGATCACACAACCTATCTCAATCTGATCAACCTGCCGCATCATGATGCCGAGCAGCGCATCACGGGGGTAGTGCATCTCATGGAAGACAGCACCTCGAAGGGCGAACTGGGCCAACGCGTGGTGCAGCAGCGCAATGAGTTACGTCTGCTGCGCGATCAGCTGCTGCATCAGAACCAAAGCCTGGCTTCTGTCAATGCCGAGCTGAAACGGCTGGATGAGATGAAGTCCATGTTCGTTTCCATCGCGGCGCATGAGCTGCGTTCGCCGCTCGCTTCGATCACCGGCTACGTCGAGATGCTCCTGGATGGCATGTTCGGCGTCGTGTCTGACAAACAAACGGAAATTCTGCATATCGTCGAAAGCGGCGTGCAGCGCCTGCTGTCCATCTCCAGCAATCTGTTGGACGCTACGCGTTTGGAAGCGGGCCGGGTTGAGTTGGTTCTGGTGCCGGCCCATTTGTCGCGGTTGGTCCGTGCAGTTGCCACCGAGATGATGCCGCAGATGGAAGCCAGGGAGCAGCAGTTCACTCTCGACGTTGCGCCGGACTTACCGCCGGTTCTGTGTGACCGCACGCGCGCCACCCAGATCATCGGCAACCTGCTTGGCAATGCCGTCAAGTACACCGGTCACCACGGCCGCATCACTGTCAGCCTGACCCTGGCGGCAGAGTCTGGATTTGTGCAGATGGCTGTCAGCGACAATGGCGTTGGCATTCCGGAGAGCGACCAGGGGCGCATCTTCAATCGCTTCTTTCGCGGGGAAAATGCCCATCTGACCGGTGAAACCGGCGCCGGGCTGGGCCTGCACATCACGCGCGGTCTGGTCGAACTTCACAGCGGCCACATCTGGCTGCAGAGCCAATTGGGTCAGGGCAGCACCTTTTTTGTGACATTCCCCATCGCCGACGAAGAACCGACCTGA
- a CDS encoding GTP-binding protein, which yields MIAVSKKICLLGDFGVGKTSLVRRFVYDLFDDRYLSTVGVKVSRKTVMVPHQDDMVEMTMMLWDLAGSEEFDRVRASYLRGTAGAILVCDLTRPSTLDSLRSYLRDLSSISPHARIVLAGNKRDLLDQRQLAAAQIEAFATEHNFQWYLTSARNGDEVETVFRHLGRALLA from the coding sequence ATGATAGCTGTGAGCAAAAAGATCTGCCTTCTCGGCGATTTCGGCGTCGGCAAGACAAGCCTGGTGCGCCGCTTTGTCTACGACCTGTTCGACGACCGCTACCTCAGCACGGTCGGCGTCAAAGTCAGCCGCAAAACCGTCATGGTGCCCCACCAGGATGACATGGTCGAGATGACCATGATGCTGTGGGACCTGGCCGGCAGCGAGGAATTCGATCGTGTGCGGGCCAGCTATCTGCGCGGCACGGCTGGCGCCATCCTGGTGTGCGATTTGACCCGACCCTCGACGCTGGACAGCCTGCGCTCCTATCTGCGTGACCTCAGCTCCATCAGCCCGCATGCCCGCATCGTGCTGGCCGGCAACAAGCGTGATCTGCTCGATCAACGTCAACTGGCGGCAGCGCAGATCGAAGCCTTTGCCACCGAGCATAACTTTCAGTGGTATTTGACCAGCGCGCGCAACGGTGATGAGGTCGAAACCGTTTTTCGCCATTTGGGTCGCGCCCTGCTGGCATAG
- a CDS encoding SH3 domain-containing protein: MAAWSEQDIGDLSSESAPTEPAQASSSTPDEVELAADTSADLLREILLRGDRQRTDDLHAQVADLERQVTDKDALIALLMPVLGDVLRQKIRDAREEMVEALYPIIGQVVVRAVSEAIRDLARSVDAQMRTSLTPQSVWQRLRGRLGGVSEGEMMLRQALPFAVAEVFLIQRPSGLLLWYVSSQPAETRDSDVISGMLTAIRDFTQDAFGGDSEDELDEIQYGERRIVIEAAQHAYLAVVVDGVEPPGFRATLRGLIIDTQNQYEPVLRDYDGNPAPLAAVEAQMRDLLARRESPPAAPQGLTAGQKRILIGVAASLFLCLLLTCLAARSVVQWANNLSKPVVIYVEATPPPTATTSPTPSPTATATATHTPTATATATATTTPTPIVTPTPTPPVFARPTVVRLNLRRGPGLDYAVIGNIGTTQRVEITGRNDARTWYYVCCSTDGLPGWVFGDLLVFVTTGAGSTVQESSQAPAAERVPVLTPASPP; this comes from the coding sequence ATGGCCGCTTGGTCTGAGCAGGACATTGGTGACCTGTCGAGCGAATCCGCGCCCACCGAACCGGCGCAGGCCAGCAGTTCGACGCCTGACGAAGTAGAGCTGGCAGCGGATACGTCGGCTGACCTTCTGCGCGAGATTCTCCTGCGCGGCGACCGGCAGCGCACCGACGACCTGCACGCACAGGTAGCCGACCTGGAGCGCCAGGTCACCGACAAGGACGCGCTCATTGCGCTCCTCATGCCGGTGTTGGGCGACGTTCTGCGCCAAAAAATCCGTGACGCACGCGAGGAGATGGTCGAGGCGCTCTATCCGATCATCGGGCAGGTTGTGGTGCGCGCGGTCAGCGAGGCGATTCGTGATCTGGCGCGCAGCGTGGATGCCCAGATGCGCACGTCATTGACGCCACAGTCGGTGTGGCAGCGCCTGCGCGGGCGTCTCGGCGGCGTGTCTGAAGGCGAAATGATGCTGCGCCAGGCGCTGCCCTTTGCCGTGGCTGAGGTCTTTCTCATTCAGCGACCCAGCGGTCTGCTGCTCTGGTATGTGTCGTCACAACCGGCCGAGACACGCGATTCGGACGTGATCAGCGGCATGTTGACGGCCATCCGCGACTTTACCCAGGATGCCTTCGGCGGCGATAGCGAAGACGAACTGGATGAGATTCAGTATGGCGAGCGCCGCATTGTGATCGAAGCGGCGCAGCACGCCTACCTGGCCGTCGTGGTGGATGGCGTCGAACCGCCAGGGTTTCGCGCCACGCTGCGCGGCTTGATTATTGACACTCAGAACCAGTATGAACCGGTGCTGCGTGACTACGATGGCAATCCTGCCCCGTTGGCAGCCGTGGAGGCGCAGATGCGCGACCTGCTGGCCCGGCGTGAATCGCCGCCGGCAGCGCCGCAGGGACTGACTGCCGGCCAGAAACGCATCCTGATTGGGGTGGCCGCCAGCCTGTTCTTGTGTCTGCTGCTCACCTGTCTCGCGGCTCGCAGCGTCGTGCAGTGGGCCAACAACCTATCGAAGCCGGTCGTGATCTACGTCGAGGCGACGCCACCGCCCACGGCCACCACGTCGCCGACGCCGTCGCCCACGGCCACCGCAACGGCCACTCACACACCGACGGCGACAGCAACGGCGACAGCGACGACCACGCCAACGCCCATAGTCACGCCGACGCCGACGCCGCCTGTGTTCGCCAGGCCCACCGTGGTGCGCTTGAATCTGCGCCGCGGGCCTGGCCTGGACTACGCGGTCATCGGCAACATCGGCACGACTCAGCGTGTGGAAATCACCGGACGCAACGACGCCCGCACATGGTACTACGTTTGTTGCTCAACCGATGGGCTGCCCGGCTGGGTTTTTGGCGACCTGCTCGTTTTCGTCACAACCGGCGCTGGGTCAACAGTCCAGGAATCATCCCAGGCGCCTGCGGCAGAGCGCGTCCCCGTCTTGACCCCTGCATCTCCCCCATGA
- a CDS encoding response regulator transcription factor, translating into MEERSLDRTQRILVVDDDPAILRLVKDRLEYAGYEVVAATSGQSALEVIAQRGLPHLAIVDINMPGMNGFEFCKAVQQFTDFPVILLTAVDEEETIIRGIQYFAEDYVTKPFSPRELVARVERVLRRIGDFAYALDPLIRIDERLAIDFAHQQVTVENQVNSLTPTETKLLFILMRNAGHTVSTDFLLRRLWPLDEVFEDTLRVHIYRLRQKIEANPTKPMYIVTDRGQGYSFLQTHTSA; encoded by the coding sequence ATGGAAGAGCGTTCACTCGACCGCACGCAACGCATCCTGGTCGTTGATGATGATCCGGCCATTCTGCGCCTGGTCAAGGACCGCCTGGAGTATGCCGGCTACGAAGTGGTCGCGGCAACCTCAGGACAGTCTGCACTTGAGGTCATTGCCCAACGCGGGTTGCCTCATCTTGCCATCGTTGACATCAACATGCCGGGCATGAATGGCTTCGAGTTCTGCAAGGCCGTGCAGCAGTTCACCGATTTTCCGGTGATCCTGTTGACCGCCGTGGATGAAGAAGAAACGATCATCCGCGGCATTCAGTATTTTGCCGAAGACTACGTCACCAAGCCCTTCAGCCCGCGCGAACTGGTGGCGCGCGTCGAACGCGTGCTGCGACGCATCGGTGATTTCGCCTATGCGCTCGATCCCCTCATTCGCATTGATGAGCGCCTGGCGATTGATTTCGCTCATCAACAGGTCACAGTCGAGAACCAGGTCAACAGCCTGACCCCAACAGAAACCAAGCTCCTCTTCATCCTGATGCGCAACGCCGGGCACACGGTCTCCACCGATTTTCTCCTGCGCCGCTTGTGGCCGCTGGACGAAGTCTTCGAAGACACCCTGCGTGTGCATATCTATCGCTTACGCCAGAAGATCGAAGCCAATCCCACCAAGCCAATGTACATTGTGACCGATCGCGGGCAGGGCTACAGTTTCCTGCAAACGCACACCTCCGCGTAA